One window of the Candidatus Schekmanbacteria bacterium genome contains the following:
- a CDS encoding site-2 protease family protein — protein MKKSFIHLILLIATICTTLFMGAFFEGGNPLERIGDIWLGLPYSLTLLTILGAHEYGHYRMCRKHLVPATLPYFIPAPPPFILGTFGAVIKIKARMPDRKALFDVGITGPILGLIIAIPACIIGVATSNVVPVTGEEGIVLGDSLLFSLIVYLIKGPLPDGYDLMLNSVAFAGWFGLLVTAFNLLPSGQLDGGHIIYAVLGEKAEILGKVVLFILIILGLFWPGWFFWSILLVVLGFKHPPPLNDYIPLDSKRKMMALLILIVFILTFIPVPIEIR, from the coding sequence ATGAAAAAATCTTTCATCCATTTAATTCTGTTAATTGCAACAATCTGCACTACCCTTTTTATGGGTGCCTTTTTCGAAGGTGGGAATCCTTTGGAAAGGATAGGCGATATATGGTTAGGACTCCCATATTCATTGACTCTTCTTACTATTCTCGGCGCTCACGAATATGGGCATTATAGAATGTGCCGCAAACACCTCGTGCCTGCCACTTTGCCCTATTTCATCCCTGCCCCGCCTCCTTTTATCTTAGGCACTTTTGGAGCTGTAATAAAAATAAAAGCTCGAATGCCTGACAGGAAAGCACTTTTCGATGTGGGCATTACAGGTCCCATACTTGGATTAATAATTGCAATTCCTGCCTGTATCATTGGTGTTGCTACTTCAAATGTAGTGCCTGTTACAGGTGAAGAAGGCATAGTGCTTGGAGATTCTCTTCTTTTCTCTTTAATCGTTTATCTGATTAAAGGACCTCTTCCTGACGGATATGATTTAATGCTAAACTCCGTTGCTTTTGCTGGATGGTTTGGACTTCTTGTAACAGCATTCAATCTTCTTCCTTCAGGTCAACTTGATGGAGGACATATCATTTATGCTGTGCTCGGTGAAAAAGCGGAAATATTGGGGAAAGTGGTCCTTTTTATTCTCATTATTCTTGGTTTATTTTGGCCCGGCTGGTTTTTCTGGTCCATATTGCTCGTAGTGCTCGGATTTAAACATCCGCCGCCTTTAAATGATTATATTCCACTTGATAGTAAAAGAAAAATGATGGCACTGTTAATATTGATTGTTTTCATCTTGACATTTATTCCTGTGCCAATTGAAATAAGGTAA
- a CDS encoding PHP domain-containing protein has translation MKKRKIEMKKKSIFDIHLHTSRYSFCSNLLPEDLIKYAKRRNLDGVVITEHGKVWSQSDLYRLQESAEKDNLKIFSGQEIRVLGSDGREGDVLVYGINKDFEEYLPIDELLKIVDSEGGVAVAAHPRRNILGLHDDIYLYQFHGVEILNSNYNSDEILISLNDMKYLNCAFTGGSDAHSIDRIGRYVTIFYEPINSIEDIVKAIRKKKCFPAAGFITEEKIGEILEKKNLEILNIKQSIP, from the coding sequence ATGAAAAAAAGAAAGATAGAAATGAAGAAAAAATCTATTTTTGATATACATCTCCATACATCAAGGTACAGTTTTTGCAGCAATCTTCTGCCGGAAGATCTCATAAAATACGCTAAAAGAAGAAACCTCGATGGAGTTGTAATAACTGAACATGGAAAGGTATGGAGTCAAAGTGATTTATATAGACTACAGGAATCTGCTGAAAAAGATAATCTCAAAATCTTTTCAGGTCAGGAAATCAGAGTATTGGGAAGTGATGGACGGGAAGGGGATGTGTTGGTTTACGGAATAAACAAAGACTTTGAAGAATATTTACCGATTGATGAGCTTTTAAAAATTGTGGATTCAGAAGGCGGTGTTGCCGTTGCAGCACATCCAAGAAGAAATATATTGGGACTTCACGATGATATATACCTCTATCAATTTCACGGTGTTGAAATATTGAATTCAAACTATAATAGTGATGAAATTCTTATTTCTTTGAATGATATGAAATATCTCAACTGCGCATTTACAGGCGGAAGCGATGCGCATTCCATTGATAGAATTGGCAGATATGTTACAATCTTTTATGAGCCCATAAACTCAATAGAGGACATCGTAAAAGCAATCAGGAAAAAAAAATGCTTTCCTGCAGCCGGATTTATAACTGAAGAAAAGATAGGTGAGATCTTGGAAAAGAAGAATTTGGAGATTTTGAATATTAAACAATCCATTCCCTAA